The stretch of DNA CACGAGATCGATCAGCAACGAATCACCGCGTTCGCGCGCGCCACCGACGACTTCGAGGCCATCCACATCGACCACGAGCACGCGGTGCGGGCGGGGCTCGGTTCGACCATCGCGCACGGTCTCTACGTGCTGTCCTTGGGGCCGAAGTTCCTCTACGAGATCTATTCCTTGCGGGAAGGTCCGTTCGGCCTGAACTACGGGTATGAACGGGTCCGTTTCGTCGCGCCCGTGCCGGTCGGTTCGCGGATCCGGATGCGCGCGACCCTGAGCCGCGCCGACGACATCTCGGGCGGGACGAAGTTCACCATCGAGGAGACCTTTGAGATAGCGGGGCAGGACAAGCCCGCGTGCGCGGCTACCGCGGTGATCGCCTACTTCCACTGATCGGCACGCGCCAGCACTGCGCGCCCGCGTTCGATCAGGTCCGGCAGGGTTCGCGCGGCGACTTCGAGAGACGGGT from Saccharopolyspora sp. SCSIO 74807 encodes:
- a CDS encoding MaoC family dehydratase, encoding MRALLPAVLDLNGIAELRSLVGRELGTSGWHEIDQQRITAFARATDDFEAIHIDHEHAVRAGLGSTIAHGLYVLSLGPKFLYEIYSLREGPFGLNYGYERVRFVAPVPVGSRIRMRATLSRADDISGGTKFTIEETFEIAGQDKPACAATAVIAYFH